GGGCGGGCCAGGTCCTAGAGCCACACCTCCAGATTATTCTCGCGACCAATTCCCCGCGTCAGCCGAAAGTCCAGGACTTCGGCCATCTCGCAACGCTCAAGCAGCTCCAGGACATCAGCCCGCGCGCCCTCGGAAAGCCCGGCGACCTCATCCTGGACCCGCTTCAGCAGGTAGTAGCGATAGGGCTGGGCCAGGGCGTTGACGGTCGTGCCTTCCACGGTGAACGGGGCCAGACCGACACCACGCATCACTTCCGTGCCTGCAGCAAGCGAATCCTGCTGAGCCAACCAGTCGTTGATGCTCTGGGCTGCGGCCTTGGTCTCGGGGACGAAGTCGATCGCCAGCTGCCGTAGGATCTCCACGACGGAGTCCGGAATCCCGTCATCCGCCAGGCACCCCCCCTCCTCTGCTTCGCCGAATTCCCCGCGGTCGTCTTCCAGGCGGTTCATTCGTTCCACCCAGCGATAGAGGTGCGGCGCGCGCGCCTGCATCAACGCAAGCGGTTTCGGATCCCTGCCGAGGTGAGCAAACAGCGGCGCGATCATGCCGAAGTCCCCGATGCACGGCTTTCCTCCCAACAGGTAGGGATGATCTGCGAAGTGCGCGTCCATCTTGTCGAGCAGGCCCTCATAGAGAGACTCCACTACCGCGTACGTCTCGGGCACCACCCCGAACGCGATACCGGCCTCCCGCATCCGCTGCATGAACACGTCGGCCTTGGCCCGCACGTCGGTGGAGATCAGCATCTGGAAATGGATGCGCAGGAACTCGAGGTTCATCTCATCGAAGTTCCACCGATAATGCATGGCGGGCCGCAGCAGGCCCTCTGCACCGACGACATCGAAGAGC
The Candidatus Binatia bacterium DNA segment above includes these coding regions:
- a CDS encoding glutathione S-transferase family protein, which produces MEPVTLYGAPHSLYTGRVRSYLVKAGIAYRELVPNTQHFKERVLPKAGGRQSMPTLELVDGTVIRDGAAILDHFEAAGGHPFAPRSPRQRVLSLLFDVVGAEGLLRPAMHYRWNFDEMNLEFLRIHFQMLISTDVRAKADVFMQRMREAGIAFGVVPETYAVVESLYEGLLDKMDAHFADHPYLLGGKPCIGDFGMIAPLFAHLGRDPKPLALMQARAPHLYRWVERMNRLEDDRGEFGEAEEGGCLADDGIPDSVVEILRQLAIDFVPETKAAAQSINDWLAQQDSLAAGTEVMRGVGLAPFTVEGTTVNALAQPYRYYLLKRVQDEVAGLSEGARADVLELLERCEMAEVLDFRLTRGIGRENNLEVWL